Proteins encoded within one genomic window of Candidatus Eisenbacteria bacterium:
- a CDS encoding fibronectin type III domain-containing protein — MGTALSVSPVSAQTSADSTVALYWTAPGDDGNIGRAFRYELRYRATPVSGVDTLSWWNAATLFPVPAPSPAGSMDSVLVRGLTPSTTYYFIIRTADEVPNWSGYSNLAVKKTGGDATAPGTIADLSVTQVAGASISVRWTAPGDDGNTGTAASYQIRYSSSPITSSNWASAAPATGAPAPAVAGTAQTYVLSGLAGSKTYYIAIKALDEAGNAAALSNVVNGTTTDVIAPAAVRDLGYNSGGQPSGSTAELSTFDVLASSAR; from the coding sequence GTGGGGACCGCTCTGAGCGTCTCGCCGGTGAGCGCCCAGACATCGGCCGACTCGACCGTGGCGCTTTACTGGACAGCGCCCGGAGATGACGGAAACATCGGCAGGGCCTTTCGGTACGAGCTGCGATATCGCGCGACTCCGGTCAGCGGAGTCGACACTCTCTCTTGGTGGAATGCCGCCACGCTGTTTCCCGTACCCGCGCCCAGTCCTGCCGGTTCCATGGACTCGGTGCTGGTGCGGGGGCTCACGCCCTCGACAACGTATTACTTCATCATCCGCACAGCGGACGAAGTTCCAAACTGGTCCGGGTATTCCAACCTGGCCGTGAAGAAAACGGGCGGCGACGCCACGGCACCTGGGACCATCGCGGACCTTTCCGTAACCCAAGTCGCAGGCGCATCGATTTCCGTCCGGTGGACCGCTCCTGGCGACGATGGAAACACGGGGACCGCCGCGAGCTACCAGATTCGCTATTCGTCCAGCCCCATCACCTCGTCCAACTGGGCCTCTGCAGCGCCCGCCACCGGAGCGCCGGCACCCGCCGTCGCCGGCACGGCGCAGACCTACGTCCTGAGCGGGCTGGCAGGCAGCAAGACGTATTACATCGCGATCAAGGCATTGGACGAAGCGGGGAACGCAGCAGCGCTTTCGAATGTGGTGAATGGGACCACAACCGACGTGATCGCGCCGGCGGCCGTGCGGGACCTCGGCTATAACTCCGGCGGGCAGCCGAGCGGTTCTACGGCTGAGCTGTCCACCTTCGACGTCTTGGCGAGCAGTGCTCGCTAA
- a CDS encoding metallophosphoesterase family protein has product MKLRLGLLGASALLALMGTWSVAAAAVDEVHWSFVGQTAVTFDWRGAGNTIQFGTTTAYGRSVTASTPSPAPYSSAGPFWEAKLTGLTENTVYHYSIAGGADHTFRTPPPRGSSDFTVYVEGDIGDVATYSNVGPVQSLIGTAAPAFVLAVGDLTYGNAHGQASVDNHFNDVMVWSQNAAYQPAWGNHEWDKTTDDLRNYKGRFDFPNAQTSPGSPSVSCCGEDWYWFDYGNVRFIAYPEPWSGAWADWRTKAGAIMDAAQSDPAIKFIVTFGHRPAYSSGHHPGDATLKGYLDALGASHSKYKLNLNGHSHNYERSSPQSGVVHITAGTGGSSLEEDGSCLWLACTQPAWSVFRAMHLGPLRLRFTSSGIQGTFICGPPGGGTNDVTCTLGSVLDSFTIGSPAVGDVIAPASISDVRTSP; this is encoded by the coding sequence ATGAAGTTACGATTGGGTCTACTGGGGGCGAGTGCCCTGCTCGCCCTCATGGGCACGTGGAGCGTCGCCGCCGCGGCGGTGGACGAGGTCCATTGGAGCTTTGTCGGGCAGACCGCGGTGACGTTCGATTGGCGCGGCGCCGGGAACACCATTCAATTCGGGACCACAACCGCCTACGGGCGGAGCGTAACCGCGTCCACGCCGAGCCCGGCCCCCTATTCCTCGGCGGGCCCGTTCTGGGAAGCGAAGCTCACCGGGCTGACGGAGAACACGGTCTATCACTACTCGATCGCGGGCGGAGCCGATCACACGTTTCGCACGCCCCCGCCTCGGGGCTCATCCGACTTCACGGTCTACGTGGAAGGGGACATCGGCGACGTGGCCACGTACTCTAACGTGGGACCGGTGCAGTCCCTGATCGGGACGGCGGCTCCGGCTTTCGTCCTGGCGGTTGGGGATCTCACCTATGGCAACGCCCACGGCCAGGCCTCGGTCGACAATCATTTCAACGACGTGATGGTGTGGTCGCAGAATGCGGCCTATCAGCCCGCGTGGGGAAATCACGAGTGGGATAAGACCACGGACGACTTGAGGAATTACAAAGGCCGGTTCGACTTTCCCAACGCGCAGACCTCTCCCGGCTCCCCCTCGGTCAGCTGCTGCGGCGAAGACTGGTACTGGTTCGACTACGGAAACGTCCGCTTCATCGCCTATCCCGAGCCCTGGTCCGGGGCCTGGGCCGACTGGCGGACCAAGGCGGGCGCCATCATGGACGCCGCGCAGAGCGATCCGGCGATCAAGTTCATCGTGACCTTCGGCCATCGGCCCGCCTACTCCTCGGGGCATCACCCGGGGGACGCCACGCTGAAGGGGTACCTCGACGCCCTCGGGGCGTCGCACAGCAAGTACAAGTTGAACCTGAACGGGCACAGCCACAACTACGAGCGCTCGTCTCCCCAGAGCGGGGTGGTTCACATCACGGCGGGCACGGGGGGATCGAGCCTGGAGGAGGACGGGAGCTGTCTCTGGCTGGCGTGCACGCAACCCGCGTGGTCGGTATTCCGGGCGATGCACCTCGGCCCCCTGCGGCTTCGCTTCACGTCGTCGGGGATCCAGGGCACCTTCATCTGCGGACCGCCGGGAGGCGGGACCAATGACGTGACCTGCACGCTGGGAAGCGTCCTCGATTCGTTCACCATCGGATCCCCCGCGGTCGGCGACGTGATTGCGCCCGCGTCGATCAGCGATGTCAGGACCTCCCCGTGA